A genomic window from Sporosarcina sp. Marseille-Q4063 includes:
- the pyrF gene encoding orotidine-5'-phosphate decarboxylase, producing MIKSPIIALDFHSAEEAFIFLKPFEQSVNVKVGMQLYYKEGPAIVAKLKEEGYGVFLDLKLHDIPNTVKSAMEVLAGFGVDLVNVHAAGGKTMMEAALEGLDKGTPAGLQRPSIIGVTQLTSTDERQVREEQLIDASLEESVLHYAKLTQQAGLDGVVCSVLEASAISQTCGPEFFKVTPGIRLADDAKNDQIRIATPEEARLSGSTHIVVGRSITAAQDPYAAYKLITSQWEGLR from the coding sequence TTGATTAAATCACCGATTATCGCACTCGATTTTCATTCAGCAGAAGAAGCATTTATATTTTTAAAACCATTCGAACAAAGTGTAAACGTGAAAGTGGGCATGCAACTTTATTATAAAGAAGGTCCCGCAATCGTCGCGAAGTTAAAAGAAGAGGGCTATGGTGTTTTTCTCGATTTAAAACTCCATGATATCCCCAACACTGTGAAATCAGCGATGGAAGTTCTTGCAGGATTCGGCGTTGACCTTGTAAATGTGCATGCGGCTGGCGGTAAAACGATGATGGAGGCGGCATTGGAAGGGCTCGATAAAGGAACGCCAGCGGGACTTCAGAGGCCTTCAATCATCGGGGTCACTCAATTGACATCGACTGATGAAAGACAAGTTCGTGAAGAACAATTGATAGATGCTTCGTTGGAAGAATCTGTTTTACATTATGCGAAATTGACACAGCAAGCAGGACTTGACGGCGTTGTTTGTTCAGTCCTAGAAGCATCCGCAATTTCACAAACTTGCGGGCCAGAGTTTTTCAAAGTGACACCTGGAATCCGTCTGGCAGATGATGCGAAAAATGACCAAATCAGAATTGCAACACCTGAAGAAGCACGACTCTCGGGCTCAACTCATATCGTAGTTGGCAGATCAATTACAGCTGCACAAGATCCATACGCAGCATACAAATTAATTACTTCACAGTGGGAAGGACTGAGATAA
- the pyrE gene encoding orotate phosphoribosyltransferase: MVKKEIAEILLNVGAVEINPNEPFTWASGIESPIYCDNRLTMSDPVGRKQIAEGLADLIRTKYPETTIIAGTATAGIPHAAWVADILGLPMVYVRSSAKGHGRSRQIEGKINHGDKAIIVEDLISTGGSSLNAAAALRSEDIEVTGIVSIFTYELKKADEAFEAEKLTYESLTNFGALIEVSKEKGVIDENSISSLLDWHGKLKEGRL; encoded by the coding sequence ATGGTCAAAAAAGAAATTGCAGAAATTCTATTGAATGTCGGTGCCGTTGAAATCAATCCCAACGAACCATTTACTTGGGCATCCGGCATTGAATCCCCAATTTATTGTGATAACCGACTAACGATGTCGGACCCGGTTGGTCGCAAACAAATTGCTGAAGGTCTTGCCGATTTGATCCGTACGAAATACCCGGAAACGACGATCATTGCTGGTACCGCAACAGCCGGAATTCCACATGCTGCATGGGTGGCAGATATTCTTGGTTTGCCAATGGTTTATGTCCGATCATCAGCAAAAGGGCACGGAAGAAGTCGTCAAATTGAAGGGAAAATCAATCACGGCGATAAAGCGATTATTGTAGAAGATTTAATCTCAACAGGAGGTAGTAGCTTAAACGCTGCCGCTGCGCTTCGCTCTGAAGATATTGAAGTTACGGGGATTGTCTCAATCTTTACATATGAATTGAAGAAAGCTGATGAAGCCTTCGAAGCTGAAAAATTAACATACGAAAGTTTAACGAATTTCGGTGCACTAATTGAAGTATCGAAAGAAAAAGGTGTAATAGATGAAAACTCAATCAGCAGCTTGCTTGATTGGCATGGTAAATTAAAAGAAGGTAGATTATAA
- a CDS encoding NFACT family protein, with product MAFDGLFTTAMVKELQVLKGGRISRVHQPNAQELVFLIRSGGQNHRLLISVHPSYSRIQLTDEAITNPPEPPMFCMVMRKHLEGGFISSIEQYGTDRIISFAIRAKNEIGDDIRRTMYVEIMGRHSNLILVDPDRELIVDSMKHLPPSVNSYRTILPGQPYIPAPPQDKLNPFEITEQEFIDLLPEIETGRDFVRIFSGFSPINGEELLFRIQNGDSNEGFTVFEDFLSSFNSENAHPNISEKGNRTVFSATSLTHTDKSIAKFNTVSELLDKVYFERADRERVKSQAADLERWLDNEIAKINSKVKKLQKEQESASKLDTFQLYGELLTANSHAIKKGASEAVVDNYYEQGTTVTIPLDPRQSAIENAQRFFTRYSKAKNALVMIAEQLTKAAEDIEYFEMLKQQVIQASPDDIAEIREELAELGFMKARNVKKRRKPKKPKPETYISSSGITISVGKNNKQNDYLTFKVASRNHIWLHTKDIPGSHVVIHDDQPDENTILEAAMLSAYFSKARESSSVPVDYTEVKHVKKPNGSKPGFVIYFEQKTLFVTPEEDLVRKLRK from the coding sequence ATGGCATTTGATGGTTTATTCACTACAGCAATGGTAAAAGAACTACAAGTATTAAAAGGGGGACGTATTTCGAGAGTACATCAACCGAACGCCCAAGAGCTCGTATTTCTCATTCGGTCAGGCGGTCAAAATCATCGGCTTCTTATTTCCGTCCATCCGTCCTATTCTCGAATTCAATTGACGGATGAAGCGATTACGAACCCTCCGGAACCTCCTATGTTTTGTATGGTCATGCGAAAACATTTAGAAGGCGGTTTTATTTCCTCTATCGAACAATATGGAACGGACAGAATAATTTCATTTGCTATCCGAGCGAAAAATGAAATCGGAGATGATATCCGTCGAACAATGTATGTTGAAATTATGGGTAGGCATAGTAATTTAATACTTGTTGATCCTGATAGAGAACTAATCGTTGATAGTATGAAGCATCTGCCTCCTTCAGTTAATAGTTATCGCACAATATTACCGGGTCAGCCTTATATACCGGCGCCACCGCAAGATAAACTTAATCCCTTCGAAATAACGGAACAAGAATTTATTGATTTGCTTCCTGAGATCGAAACGGGTCGCGATTTTGTACGGATTTTCTCCGGATTTTCGCCCATTAACGGCGAGGAATTATTATTCCGTATTCAAAATGGCGATTCAAATGAAGGTTTTACGGTATTCGAAGATTTTCTGTCTTCATTTAATAGCGAGAATGCACACCCGAATATTTCTGAAAAAGGAAATCGAACTGTTTTTTCGGCAACGTCTTTGACACATACTGACAAATCTATCGCTAAATTTAACACAGTCAGCGAGTTACTCGACAAAGTTTATTTTGAACGTGCAGATCGGGAACGGGTTAAATCGCAAGCTGCTGACTTGGAACGTTGGCTTGACAATGAGATTGCCAAAATTAATTCAAAAGTCAAGAAGTTGCAGAAAGAACAAGAGTCCGCAAGTAAACTTGATACTTTCCAGTTGTACGGCGAGTTATTAACGGCAAATAGTCATGCGATTAAAAAAGGTGCATCCGAAGCAGTTGTTGACAACTATTATGAACAAGGAACAACAGTTACAATCCCGTTGGATCCACGACAATCAGCTATTGAAAATGCGCAACGATTTTTCACGAGATATTCGAAAGCGAAAAATGCTTTGGTCATGATTGCCGAGCAACTCACAAAAGCAGCGGAAGACATTGAGTATTTCGAAATGCTGAAACAGCAAGTCATTCAAGCTTCCCCCGATGACATCGCAGAAATACGTGAAGAATTGGCTGAACTTGGATTTATGAAAGCACGCAATGTAAAGAAACGCAGAAAACCCAAAAAGCCTAAACCGGAAACGTATATTTCATCTTCCGGAATAACAATTTCCGTTGGGAAAAATAATAAACAAAACGACTACTTGACATTTAAAGTAGCCTCCCGAAATCACATTTGGCTCCATACGAAAGACATCCCTGGTTCACATGTCGTCATTCATGACGACCAACCAGACGAAAATACAATTTTAGAAGCAGCCATGTTGTCAGCGTACTTCAGTAAAGCACGTGAATCATCATCTGTTCCAGTCGATTACACGGAAGTGAAGCATGTCAAAAAGCCGAACGGTTCCAAACCGGGGTTTGTTATCTACTTTGAACAAAAAACGCTATTTGTAACCCCTGAAGAAGATTTAGTTCGGAAATTGCGGAAATGA
- the gmk gene encoding guanylate kinase: protein MYKKRGLLIVLSGPSGVGKGTVRKELFTQPNTNYEYSVSMTTRSPREGEVDGEDYFFKSRQEFEQLIDQGKLLEYAEYVGNYYGTPLDYVNATLDAGRDVFLEIEVVGAAQVRELVPDGLFIFLAPPSLSALETRLIGRGTEPADVIKSRVMKAREELELMNLYDYVVENDEVQNACERINAIVTAEHCRRERVEKIYIQMLEGDC from the coding sequence ATGTACAAAAAACGGGGACTTCTAATCGTTCTATCCGGGCCGTCCGGTGTTGGTAAAGGAACGGTGAGAAAAGAGCTATTTACACAACCGAATACGAACTACGAGTATTCTGTCTCAATGACAACGAGAAGCCCACGGGAAGGCGAAGTAGATGGCGAAGATTACTTTTTCAAATCGCGTCAAGAATTCGAGCAACTCATTGATCAAGGAAAACTTCTTGAGTACGCTGAGTATGTAGGGAATTATTACGGCACACCGTTAGATTATGTCAACGCGACACTCGATGCTGGACGAGATGTTTTTCTAGAAATCGAAGTGGTCGGCGCAGCGCAAGTTCGCGAACTCGTTCCGGACGGGCTATTTATTTTCTTGGCTCCACCAAGTTTATCCGCACTTGAAACTCGACTTATTGGAAGAGGCACCGAACCAGCTGACGTCATTAAGTCGCGAGTAATGAAAGCGCGCGAAGAACTAGAGTTGATGAATTTGTACGACTATGTAGTCGAAAACGACGAAGTTCAAAATGCCTGTGAACGAATTAACGCAATCGTAACAGCTGAACATTGTCGCAGAGAACGCGTTGAAAAAATATATATCCAGATGTTGGAAGGGGATTGCTAA
- the rpoZ gene encoding DNA-directed RNA polymerase subunit omega: MLYPSVDSMKAKIDSKYILVTLASKRAREIQEEGNKLLSSYKAKKDVGKALEEIVAGVLTKTTQDESIIYEDEV; the protein is encoded by the coding sequence ATGTTATATCCATCGGTCGATTCAATGAAAGCGAAAATTGATTCAAAATACATCCTTGTCACACTTGCTTCTAAACGTGCGCGTGAAATCCAAGAAGAAGGGAACAAGCTGCTCTCATCTTATAAAGCGAAAAAAGACGTAGGTAAAGCTTTGGAAGAAATCGTGGCGGGTGTTTTGACAAAAACAACACAAGATGAATCGATTATTTACGAAGACGAAGTTTAA
- the coaBC gene encoding bifunctional phosphopantothenoylcysteine decarboxylase/phosphopantothenate--cysteine ligase CoaBC yields the protein MLADKKILICVTGGIAVYKAVALVSKLSQAGADVKVVMTKSAMEFVTPLTFQAMSRNDVFFDTFDEKDSRVIAHIDLADWADLVIVAPATANIIGKVANGISDDMVSTVLLATTAEVWFAPAMNVNMYEKQAVIRNIDTLAKDGYRFIEPSEGFLACGYVGKGRLEEPEKIVALVEENFLGENSPENFLGEKSPENLPLAGKKVVITAGPTRERIDPVRYVSNFSSGKMGYAMAEAAAKLGAQTILVSGPVSLDAPAGVQVIHVESAAEMFEAVIRNYDDAAIVIKAAAVADYRPAEIHTQKIKKSDDDSVINLERTTDILKTLGDQKHQQLLVGFAAETENVIENGISKLNKKNLDFIIVNDVTDPDGGFGNETNVVTLLSKNGTNKSYPAMPKNDLATLLLETIIEEEKVGASHDC from the coding sequence GTGTTAGCAGATAAAAAAATTCTTATTTGTGTAACGGGTGGCATTGCGGTTTACAAAGCAGTTGCGCTCGTTAGCAAGTTATCCCAAGCGGGAGCAGATGTGAAGGTTGTTATGACAAAATCAGCTATGGAGTTTGTGACGCCACTAACTTTTCAAGCAATGTCGCGAAATGACGTTTTTTTCGATACGTTTGATGAAAAAGATTCTCGTGTGATTGCACATATCGATTTAGCCGATTGGGCTGATTTGGTCATCGTTGCACCGGCTACAGCAAATATTATCGGCAAAGTAGCAAATGGCATTTCGGATGATATGGTGTCAACCGTTCTTTTAGCTACAACAGCTGAAGTTTGGTTCGCGCCGGCCATGAATGTCAATATGTATGAAAAACAAGCGGTTATCCGAAACATTGACACGTTAGCTAAAGACGGCTATCGATTTATCGAACCATCAGAAGGTTTTCTAGCTTGTGGATATGTCGGAAAAGGACGCCTTGAAGAACCTGAGAAAATTGTCGCACTTGTTGAAGAGAATTTCCTAGGTGAAAATTCACCTGAGAATTTCCTAGGTGAAAAATCTCCTGAAAATTTGCCGCTAGCAGGGAAAAAAGTTGTGATTACAGCGGGACCGACACGTGAAAGAATCGACCCTGTTCGATACGTGTCGAACTTTTCAAGCGGGAAAATGGGGTATGCGATGGCCGAAGCAGCGGCTAAACTTGGTGCCCAAACAATACTCGTGTCTGGTCCGGTCTCGCTTGATGCTCCAGCGGGCGTCCAAGTGATTCATGTGGAAAGCGCAGCTGAGATGTTTGAAGCGGTAATTCGAAATTATGATGATGCGGCAATTGTTATTAAAGCAGCCGCGGTCGCTGATTATCGTCCTGCTGAAATTCATACGCAGAAAATCAAAAAATCGGATGATGATTCAGTCATTAATCTAGAACGAACGACTGATATTTTGAAAACACTCGGAGATCAAAAACATCAACAACTTCTTGTGGGCTTTGCGGCCGAAACCGAAAATGTCATTGAAAATGGCATAAGCAAGTTAAACAAAAAAAATCTGGATTTCATTATCGTAAACGATGTAACGGATCCTGATGGTGGTTTTGGGAATGAAACAAATGTCGTCACGTTATTATCAAAAAACGGAACGAATAAATCCTATCCCGCAATGCCGAAAAATGATCTTGCAACTCTTTTACTGGAGACAATAATTGAAGAGGAAAAGGTCGGCGCTTCGCATGATTGCTGA
- the priA gene encoding primosomal protein N' — protein MIAEVIVDVAAFPIDRPFDYIVPEPLMSIIELGARVKVPFGPRKVIGYITKLKEESDLEASKLRPIHELVDLEPVLTNELLDLSKWLAEQTLSYEIDAMQVMLPAAMRAKYEKFIIVNEPKEIDDIEFSLFLAGRNRVPMKEAESRNLLGVLKSLVKDGVVTVDTTVSQQTAMKKVRMIRMEEEVELERIKETLHQNATRQIELVNWMIENAGKTVPAKTITDALGIQSTVIKALIDRGAAYEAYEEVYREPEAPGLKDVPIPVHLTDEQEVALESISASIKSEKPETFLLHGVTGSGKTEVYLRAIQEVLANGKEAIVLVPEISLTPQMTARFKARFGPLVAVMHSALSSGEKYDEWRKIRRGEVKVVVGARSAIFAPFENVGIIILDEEHEGTYKQEDNPRYHARDVAIKRAEYYNCPVILGSATPSLESYARASKGVYTLLTLMNRAKNQALPEVAIVDMRNELKSGNRSMFSVALAEAIRKRLEVGEQSILFLNRRGFSSFVLCRDCGTTVECPNCDISLTYHRANERLKCHYCGHEERVPLICPECESEHIRFFGTGTQKVEEEIANLVPEARVIRMDVDTTRRKGSHERLLRQFSEGKADILLGTQMIAKGLDFPNITLVGVLAADTTLHLADFRAAEKTFQLMTQVSGRAGRHELPGEVFIQTYSPEHYAIELAKEHHYEPFYNLEMAARRQYGYPPFYFVTLIQFTHEDVLKVADYASRAATFLQSNLSPETVIIGPTAAAISRVNNRYRYQCLLKYKKEPKLTETLQQLIRLYRTDWIKAGLTMSVDVDPVSIY, from the coding sequence ATGATTGCTGAAGTGATTGTTGACGTCGCGGCCTTTCCGATTGATAGGCCGTTTGATTACATAGTTCCTGAACCGTTGATGTCAATAATTGAACTGGGCGCGCGTGTTAAAGTTCCTTTCGGGCCTCGGAAAGTCATTGGCTATATAACGAAGTTGAAAGAGGAAAGTGATCTAGAAGCAAGTAAATTAAGACCAATCCATGAGTTAGTCGATTTGGAACCAGTGCTAACGAATGAATTGTTAGACCTTTCCAAGTGGCTAGCGGAACAAACCTTATCTTATGAAATTGACGCGATGCAAGTGATGTTGCCTGCTGCAATGCGCGCAAAATATGAAAAATTTATTATCGTAAATGAACCTAAAGAAATTGATGACATAGAATTCAGCTTGTTCTTAGCTGGTAGAAATCGTGTTCCGATGAAAGAAGCGGAATCACGCAACTTGCTTGGGGTATTGAAAAGCTTAGTCAAAGATGGAGTCGTGACAGTCGATACAACAGTTAGTCAACAAACAGCCATGAAAAAAGTCCGGATGATTCGGATGGAAGAAGAAGTAGAACTTGAGCGCATTAAAGAAACATTGCATCAAAATGCGACGCGTCAAATTGAATTGGTGAATTGGATGATTGAAAATGCCGGGAAAACAGTTCCCGCGAAAACCATCACTGACGCATTAGGGATACAAAGCACGGTCATTAAAGCGCTTATTGACCGAGGGGCGGCGTATGAAGCATACGAAGAAGTATACCGGGAACCTGAAGCACCCGGACTAAAAGATGTGCCAATTCCGGTGCATTTAACAGATGAGCAGGAAGTTGCCTTGGAGAGTATTTCCGCTTCGATAAAAAGTGAGAAGCCAGAGACTTTTTTATTGCACGGTGTCACGGGCAGCGGAAAGACGGAAGTCTATTTACGCGCTATCCAAGAGGTTTTGGCGAATGGGAAAGAAGCAATTGTTCTTGTCCCCGAAATTTCATTAACGCCGCAAATGACTGCCCGGTTTAAGGCGCGTTTCGGCCCGCTGGTAGCAGTGATGCATAGTGCGCTTTCTTCCGGTGAAAAATATGATGAGTGGCGAAAAATTCGACGAGGCGAAGTGAAAGTTGTCGTTGGCGCCAGATCAGCTATTTTCGCACCATTTGAAAATGTTGGAATCATCATTTTGGATGAAGAACATGAGGGAACATATAAACAAGAAGATAATCCCCGATATCATGCTAGAGATGTGGCGATTAAAAGGGCTGAATATTATAATTGCCCGGTTATTCTCGGAAGTGCAACTCCATCACTTGAATCTTACGCACGTGCTTCAAAAGGAGTCTATACATTACTCACTTTAATGAACCGGGCAAAAAATCAAGCGCTTCCTGAAGTAGCTATCGTTGATATGCGTAATGAATTGAAATCTGGAAATCGATCAATGTTTTCAGTCGCGCTAGCAGAAGCAATCCGAAAACGTTTAGAAGTAGGCGAACAAAGTATTTTATTTCTGAACCGCCGAGGATTTTCTTCTTTCGTTCTCTGCAGGGATTGCGGAACAACAGTTGAATGCCCGAATTGCGATATTTCATTAACTTATCATCGGGCAAATGAGCGTTTGAAATGTCACTATTGTGGTCATGAAGAACGTGTTCCTTTAATATGTCCAGAATGTGAAAGTGAACATATTCGTTTTTTTGGAACGGGTACGCAAAAAGTAGAAGAAGAAATAGCGAATCTCGTTCCAGAAGCACGAGTGATTCGTATGGACGTTGACACGACAAGACGTAAAGGATCTCACGAGCGTTTACTACGGCAATTCAGTGAAGGGAAAGCCGATATTTTACTGGGGACTCAAATGATTGCGAAAGGGTTAGACTTTCCGAACATTACGCTAGTCGGCGTTCTCGCAGCCGATACGACGCTCCATTTGGCAGATTTTCGCGCTGCTGAAAAAACATTTCAATTGATGACTCAAGTAAGTGGACGTGCCGGACGACATGAACTGCCCGGCGAAGTATTCATTCAAACGTATTCTCCGGAACATTACGCGATTGAATTAGCGAAAGAGCATCATTACGAACCTTTTTATAATTTGGAAATGGCTGCGCGAAGGCAATATGGCTATCCGCCATTTTATTTTGTGACGCTTATCCAATTTACACATGAAGATGTCTTGAAGGTTGCAGACTATGCGAGTCGAGCCGCAACCTTTTTACAGTCGAATTTGTCGCCTGAAACAGTAATTATCGGACCGACAGCAGCTGCGATTAGTCGAGTGAACAATAGATATCGATACCAATGTTTGTTAAAATACAAAAAAGAGCCTAAGCTAACCGAAACGTTACAACAACTGATCAGATTATACCGTACGGATTGGATTAAGGCAGGCCTTACAATGAGCGTAGATGTAGATCCAGTATCTATTTACTAA
- the def gene encoding peptide deformylase: MAIKEIVEHPSPILLKKCKEVVKFDKKLAELLDDMYETMKEVDGVGLAAPQIGESIQVAIVEVDEEQEVIELINPVVTAVGGSEIEIEGCLSFPGVYGEVERPFYVKVEAQERDGSLYELEAEGYEARAILHEIDHLNGVLFDSKIIRIVDLEELEALEAEEIEMSREGEEV; this comes from the coding sequence TTGGCAATAAAAGAAATTGTGGAGCATCCATCTCCCATCCTGTTAAAGAAATGCAAGGAAGTCGTGAAGTTTGATAAAAAACTTGCTGAACTTCTTGATGATATGTATGAAACGATGAAAGAAGTTGACGGCGTTGGATTAGCAGCACCTCAAATAGGCGAATCAATCCAAGTTGCTATCGTTGAAGTAGATGAAGAACAAGAGGTAATTGAACTTATTAACCCCGTTGTAACCGCAGTAGGAGGGTCTGAGATTGAAATCGAAGGATGTCTTAGTTTTCCCGGTGTTTACGGTGAAGTCGAACGTCCTTTTTATGTGAAAGTTGAAGCACAGGAGCGGGACGGCTCACTTTACGAACTTGAAGCAGAAGGCTATGAAGCGCGTGCAATCCTTCATGAGATAGATCACTTGAATGGTGTTTTATTTGATTCGAAAATTATTCGTATTGTGGATCTTGAAGAACTCGAGGCGCTTGAGGCTGAGGAAATTGAAATGAGCAGAGAAGGTGAAGAAGTTTGA
- the fmt gene encoding methionyl-tRNA formyltransferase: MTSIIFMGTPDFSVPILSMLRSEGYDVIAVVTQPDRPVGRKRVLTPPPVKVEAEKLGIRVIQPEKLTGSAELDEIISLNADLIITAAFGQLLPNELLDAPKLGCINVHASLLPKYRGGAPIHKAIMDGEMETGVTIMYMVEKLDAGDIISQVSVPINDTDDTGTLFDVLSEAGVDLLKNTLPSILNETNERIVQDESLVTFARNISREEERIDWTKGGKEIYDKIRGLHPWPVAYSVFQDANVKIWWSEKVETSSDAEPGTIIDIETDRIIVKTGDNTGVAITDIQPAGRKRMPAEVFIRGIGAAWNKGDRFE, encoded by the coding sequence TTGACGTCTATTATATTTATGGGGACACCGGATTTTTCAGTGCCGATTTTATCGATGCTTCGAAGTGAAGGATATGATGTGATTGCTGTCGTCACGCAACCGGATAGACCTGTTGGAAGAAAACGAGTACTAACACCGCCCCCGGTAAAAGTAGAAGCAGAAAAGCTGGGAATACGCGTCATCCAACCGGAAAAATTAACCGGCTCTGCTGAACTCGATGAAATTATATCCTTGAATGCGGACCTAATAATTACCGCAGCATTCGGTCAACTATTGCCAAATGAATTGCTCGATGCACCGAAGCTCGGATGCATTAACGTCCACGCGTCGTTACTGCCGAAATATCGAGGCGGTGCGCCAATTCATAAGGCAATCATGGACGGTGAAATGGAAACTGGCGTCACGATTATGTATATGGTCGAAAAATTGGACGCAGGCGATATTATCTCGCAAGTCAGCGTGCCAATCAATGATACAGATGATACGGGAACTTTGTTTGACGTCTTGTCAGAAGCTGGTGTAGATCTACTGAAAAATACACTTCCATCAATTCTAAATGAAACGAACGAACGAATTGTTCAAGACGAATCTCTTGTGACGTTTGCGCGTAATATTTCAAGAGAAGAAGAACGCATCGACTGGACAAAGGGCGGTAAAGAAATTTATGACAAAATCCGTGGTCTACATCCATGGCCAGTCGCCTATTCTGTATTTCAAGACGCCAATGTGAAAATATGGTGGAGCGAAAAAGTAGAAACCTCGTCCGATGCTGAACCCGGAACGATTATCGATATTGAAACTGATCGTATTATTGTAAAAACGGGTGATAATACCGGAGTAGCAATTACCGACATCCAACCTGCCGGAAGAAAAAGAATGCCAGCTGAAGTATTTATCCGTGGAATCGGTGCGGCATGGAATAAAGGAGATCGGTTTGAATGA
- the rsmB gene encoding 16S rRNA (cytosine(967)-C(5))-methyltransferase RsmB produces MTRPTKKIWNGNVRDAALSILMEINNNQAYSNLLLHRTIKKYNIETKDRALLTELTYGTLQHRMTLDYYLEPFVRGKLDGWVRELLRMSLYQIVYLTKIPPHAVVHEAVEIAKRRGHKRIAPTVNGILRSVLRKGVRSLDDLEDGVAKIAIETSHPKWLIERWIDLYGEEDAVAMAHENNNPASVTMRVNTAKTTVDEAIAALKSEGIEVRRGEVVPESLISESGNPSNTESFKNGLITIQDESSMLPVNALDVEPGMKVLDMCAAPGGKSTHIAEKMNDEGEVYAHDIHEHKIKLIQSNTERLGLRSIIPKSGDSRELVNLYGESSFDRILLDAPCSGFGVIRRKPEIKYVKNEKDIKGLLTIQSELLDTAEKLLKPNGVIVYSTCTVEHEENRGMVERFLEKHQNIELIPLPNLHENEKLSIENDTLQVLPQHFGGDGFFVAAFRKKL; encoded by the coding sequence ATGACCAGGCCAACTAAAAAAATATGGAACGGGAATGTGCGCGACGCAGCCCTTTCCATATTGATGGAAATAAACAATAACCAAGCTTATAGCAACCTTTTACTTCATCGAACGATAAAGAAATACAATATCGAAACAAAGGATCGTGCGCTATTAACCGAACTAACTTATGGAACTCTCCAACACCGAATGACCCTTGATTATTATTTAGAACCTTTCGTTCGCGGGAAACTGGATGGTTGGGTACGTGAGCTACTCAGAATGTCGTTGTATCAAATTGTTTATTTGACCAAAATTCCACCTCACGCCGTCGTTCACGAAGCAGTTGAAATTGCGAAAAGACGCGGCCACAAAAGAATTGCGCCGACAGTTAACGGAATTTTACGTTCCGTGCTACGTAAAGGCGTTCGGTCGCTTGATGATCTCGAAGATGGCGTCGCCAAGATTGCCATCGAAACGAGTCATCCTAAATGGCTAATCGAACGTTGGATTGACTTGTACGGAGAAGAAGACGCAGTTGCAATGGCGCATGAAAATAACAATCCAGCTTCAGTCACGATGAGAGTCAACACTGCAAAAACGACTGTCGATGAGGCGATTGCCGCGCTTAAGTCTGAAGGAATTGAAGTCCGACGCGGGGAAGTCGTTCCTGAAAGCTTGATTAGTGAATCAGGAAACCCTAGCAACACAGAAAGCTTTAAAAATGGACTCATCACCATCCAAGATGAAAGTTCAATGTTGCCTGTTAATGCACTTGATGTAGAACCGGGTATGAAGGTGCTTGATATGTGCGCAGCACCCGGCGGGAAATCAACCCATATCGCAGAAAAAATGAACGATGAAGGCGAAGTGTATGCGCATGACATTCACGAGCATAAAATAAAACTGATTCAGTCGAATACAGAAAGACTCGGTCTCCGTTCGATAATTCCCAAAAGCGGCGATAGTCGAGAGTTAGTAAACTTATACGGTGAATCATCGTTTGACCGAATTCTCCTTGATGCACCATGCAGCGGATTTGGCGTTATTCGAAGAAAACCGGAAATAAAGTATGTTAAAAATGAGAAAGATATTAAAGGTTTACTGACCATTCAATCAGAACTATTGGACACTGCAGAAAAACTTCTAAAACCAAATGGTGTTATCGTGTATAGTACATGTACAGTTGAACATGAAGAAAATCGCGGGATGGTTGAAAGGTTTCTAGAAAAACATCAAAATATTGAGCTGATTCCATTGCCGAATTTACATGAAAATGAAAAACTTTCGATTGAAAATGATACACTTCAAGTATTGCCTCAACACTTCGGGGGAGACGGTTTTTTCGTCGCAGCTTTTAGAAAAAAACTTTAA